TGGCCCCCACGGCCGAGGCCCTCATGCGCTCGCGCTACTCGGCCTATGCCCTGGGCGACATGGCCCATCTGAAGCGCTCCCTGGACCCGCGCTGGCACGCTACCTTCGACGAACCCGGAGCCAAGGAATGGTCCGAGAAGGCCACCTGGAAGGGACTGACGGTTCTTTCCACCAAGGCCGGACAGGAAGGGGATGAAGAGGGCGAGGTGGAGTTCGTGGCCCGCTTCGAGATGGACGGCGAGGAGCAGCAGATGCGAGAGAGGGCGCGCTTTCGCAAGAAGGGCGGGGAATGGCGCTACCTGGACGGCAAGGTGAAGTCCACCCAGGAGCCTGTGGTCGCCTCCGGACCCAAGGTGGGGCGCAATGATCCCTGCCCCTGCGGCAGCGGGAAAAAGTTTAAAAAGTGCTGCGGCTGAGAGATATTCTCCGCTTTTTTCAAATAGCTGTTGACAGCATGACCCCTCGAGCGTAATCACCACTTTCCCAACGACGCGGGGTGGAGCAGACCGGTAGCTCATCGGGCTCATAACCCGAAGACCGTGGGTTCAAATCCCACCCCCGCAACCAAGGAAATCAGGGCCTTACGGAGAATATCCGTAGGGCCCTTTTCCATTAAATCTAGTAAAATAACTCTAGTGGTACATATCTGGTACAAACGACAGCGCAAGCCGTCCCCAGATTTCCAACTTTCAAAGAAATCCAAAGAAAAAGGCCGATAAACCCGGCCTTTCCTGTGATTCGTCCTTGATCTTCTTTACTCTGCCCGGTGGTCTTGCTCTATTGCACGCCAAGGATGAAATCCGCTGCCCGCTGCCCGCTGCCCGCTAGGCCTGGGATGCTGCCTGGACGGCAAGCTTGGAATCGCCCTTAAAAGCCTTGGTCCATCCTGAAATATACGCGGCGCAATTTTCCAAGGTTTCGCGCTAAATCCCGGCGCATCCACAAAGTAAGGCCGCGCCCATCTCGGCTACAAGGTCTTCCTTGGAGTATTCCCGATCCCCGAAGTGGCGGACCTCGCCGGAGTTTCTACGATTCAAACGGCTTTTGATTTCACGGTAATCCAGGTAACTGCTTCAAACAAAATAACAATATGAAAGATACTATTGCACCATGAATAGTAATGACTTACAAGTAATATATCAATACTGTATCAAAAGAGAACCGTACTCCATTTTCTCAAAAGTTTCTGGAGCAATTACACCGTTTAATGAGTACAATTACGCCGGTATTGCGACATTCAAATTGTCTAAGAAAGCAAGGGCTATAAAATATGACTACCAGTTAAGATTATTATGTGTCACTAGAAGCCAGACGGAAACTCTTTTTGGTGTTCTTTGAGTAAAGGTCTGTAAGTAATAATAAGCTCCGAGAATAGTTTCGCTGAATTTCTTAGTTTAGTCTTTGGTCTATATGTAATATTTACAGTCGGGAAATACCAATTATACACATCCTCATCATCGTCATTATACTTCTCAGAATATTTTCCATACTGTTTACCAATCTCTGCCAAGAGTTTACCCTTGTCGTCGGGATAACCTTCTACCGCGATCGTGAGTAATCTATTTTTATAATACTGATATGTGACATCTTTAATGATAACGCCATTGATGTACATTTTCTCGTTTGGGTTTCTATACCAATGATTATTTTGCGCGGGGATTATTTTTATAAAATGAGAAGGTATAGGTGAACCCCACTTAAGACCCCTAAACCCGTCAGGCTCGCTAGCTACAGCATTACCAGCCAATACTAGCAGTATGAACAACAAGAAACGAATAGATTTAGTGTTCATCACTGTTAACCTCTTGTGTGGTGATTGGCTTTGTAAAATACGTTGGAAGAGGTATGAATTGGTGATCTGGATATTTCTTTTTTAAGATTTCATGAAACTCAACAGCTACTGATGGAATATTTTTCAATAATTTTCCTTCCATTTCATATATTTCATCAACCAAAGAGCTTGCCTGTGCTACAATATTTTTAGGCAACATTTTATCAATTTCATCTAATGTCCTATCATACCAAACTTTATCCTTAATTTGTATCGCTAGCTTTTGCAATTGTAAGTTGATAGCATTAAACTCTTTAATATTATTGATGAATAAATGAAAACTTTTCTCTAACCCTGAAAGCCTTCCCATTACTATATGATTCTCTGTGTTTATTAAGAACGATAGCGTTTTATAGTCAATCACTACGTTTGAATAGTCAACCATGTTTAAAATATCCATTTGTAAGTATTTGTATTGCTTGTCTCTTACCCCATCAAGTTCTTTTTTGATAGATTTCAGCAATGAATACTGTTGAATGATGGTGAAGATAACGAAGTCGCCACTCGCTTTATTATCACCAACAGTCTTCAACTCTTCTTTTCTTATTGTCCATCTGAAAGCAGAGTATGCGCCAATAAATGCACCAGCCAATGGCCCAACAATGACTTTCATCCACGACAAGTAATCAATATTCGTTAGATGTGTCATGATGATTTCAAAGTGCTGTTGTACATCTGCTGGCATTAATTGCTCCAGATTCTAAACGAAATTTCTCCTAATTACACTTAAAGAAAATAAATCATACTTTTGAAAGACAAATATAAATACAAACAGCACCAGCGCCAACAGGAACAATAAAGTCAAGTCCTATTGTTTTAAAACTAAATATGTACTTTGACTTGTTCCTTAAGCTCTTCAACTCTTCATTTACTGCTGTACTGTGTTGCGAATACAATTTCTCATCAGCCAATGATATTAATTGCTTTCGTATATCATTATATCTTTCATAAAAGTAAGTTGTGATATAATTTATAAACTCGTATAATGTTAATGCCAGTATTGCAGAATACAATATAGTATTATTTAAATTTTGAAATGTTACACCATAATAATTAATATTTTGTATGACTATGTTAAAATTCGAAAAAAATATTCCTATGGATGAAAAGACAAGCAAGTTTCTTCTGATTCTCTCCGCACGATCAGACAAATCAAAAGAAAGGTCATTTGTGGGTTTAACGGGAGGCCTGCTTGTTGATTCCGTTCTAGGGTTCAAACCAGGAGTGATCTCAACAGAGGCGTTTGAATCTTTGACCTGATCCATTGAAACAAACTCCCAGACAAACAATTAAGGTGAATCTGACCCACCTACTCGTAACCCTACCTTCTTTTGCATGATGTCAAAAGTAATCGCAATACCCGTGGAAACACGCCTAGAGCTAGGATAACCCAGGCTCCAAGCATGACTACGAAACCAACCTAAGATTTGCCCATGTCTTTTGAGACTTGTTGCCCCCGGCAAGTTTTATAAAATCCTTAAGCTGCTTGCCTAGCTCCTGGTCCTGATAGAATTTGAGTGCATCGTCGGTTGATCTGGCTAAAGACTCAGTGAAATAATTGCACGCTATAGCCAGTGCGCAGCCCGGAAAGCAACGGAATGGCCGAGGCCTTAGTAAACACCTTCAAGCGGGATTACGTGCGCGTGCACGAACGCCCTGATGCGGCCAGTCCTGGCTCAGCTTCCCAACTGGTTCGAGGACTACAACGAGAGGCATCCCCGCAATGGTCTGCGGATGAAATCTCCCTGGGAGTTCATCCGCTCGTCAGCAACCGCAGGGTGTCCGATTTAGCAGGGGCAACTCCAGTATTTGGGGTAAGAATAAGGCAAAAACGCCAAGGTCGGTTGTCAGGTATTTTCGTGAAATTCGTGTAGCGAAATTACGCGATAGCATGGACGGGCATGGCCGAGCCGGGCGAGGAACCAAGCTGATCAGGATAAGACGCGATACGCTTTATCAATACCAGGATCACCTTGAGCCCGGGTCATAAAAAGGTGGGAGAGGAACCCGGCAAGTCAGCCCTGCCGCCGGATGGCGAACTGGCGCAGCTCCTTCATGCTGGAAAGGCCCAACTTGCGTACCAGCCGGCCGTAATAGGTTTCCACGGTGTGGGAGCTGATGTTTAGGGCCTTACTCATCTCGGCGCAGGTATCGCCGCGCCCGAGCCTGTCCAGTATCTGCCTCTCGCGCTGGCTCAAGGCCGCCTCCCCGCTGTCACCTGGCGAAAGAACCCGGTCGGCCAGGCTGCGCATGACCTCCGGACTGGCGTAACGCCGCCCCTCGGCCACCGCTTGGATGGCGCCCAGCAGAACATCCTCGACCTCGCGCTTGGTGACGTAGCCCATGGCCCCGTGGCTAAAGGCCTGTTCGATGGATTTGCTGTCCTCGTGCATGGAGTAGATGAGCGTCGGGACGCCCCGGGCGGTCAAGTCGCCTATCATGTCCAGCCCGGACTCCTGGGCCAGGGAGAGGTCCACCAGGGCAACGGCGGCCCCGGCCGCGTCTATGCGGGTCAGAAGTTCCGACCGGCTGCCTGCCACGCCGCACACGGCGTAGCCGCTTTGCGTCAGCAGCAGCGACAGGCCGTTTCGCATGACCGGATGATCGTCGACCAGAAAGACGCGAAGTCCAGATGACGCAGCCTTATCCATCGCCGTCCTCCCGTGGGGTTCTGTCCGGCGCGCACACAAGGGAACAGGACACCAAGGTCCCGCCCCCGGCGACGTCGTCTATGGTAAGCTCCGCCTGGATCATGCTCGCCCGGTACGCCATGATCCGCAAACCGAGTCCCCCCTGGGGCACAGACGCGGCCTGGCGGCCGATGCCGTCGTCACGCACGGTGAGGACAAGGCGTCTGTCCGGGCCGCAGTGAAGAGCGATGTCGATGCAGGCCGGTTTGGCATGTTTGACGGCGTTGGCCACCGCCTCCTGAGCGATGCGGAAAAGCTGCACGAGATGCTCGTTGCGGCATCTCGCACATGCCAGATTCTCCGAGTAGTCGATGTCGATACCGCTCGACCGGCCCGCTTGCCGCGCCAGTTCGGCCAAAGACGCCCTGACATCACCAGGAGCGTGTTCCACCGGCCAAAGACCCCGGGAGAGGTCGTAGGCCTGGCTGACCGAATCTTTCAGCAGCGCGGCGATTTCCTGGACTTCCATTTCCACGGCTGGCTCGGCGATGGGGCGGCGCGCCAGGGCCGCGCAACGCATACGGGTGCCTGTCAGCTGCTGGCACAGGCCGTCGTGCAGATCGTGGCTCAAACGGCGGCGCTCCTCCTCGCTGACATTGACGATTTCCCGTTCCAGCCGGGTGCGCTCGTCCATTTCCACCCGCAGGTCCGTGGAGAGCTTTTCAACGGCAGTGAAGGCATTGGAAAAACGCTGGGCCATGGCCAAGGCCTGGGAGAGGACGAAAGCGAGCACTCCGAGAGGGAGCATGTCAATGCCGCCGTGGCTGAAAACATGCCAAGCGATGTCGTAAATGGAAGTCGCAGACAGCACAATAAAACCGAGAGATAAAACAAGCGCACCAT
The DNA window shown above is from Desulfovibrio sp. and carries:
- a CDS encoding YchJ family protein, whose amino-acid sequence is MNDKDPCPCGSERSLSECCGPIVSGKSLAPTAEALMRSRYSAYALGDMAHLKRSLDPRWHATFDEPGAKEWSEKATWKGLTVLSTKAGQEGDEEGEVEFVARFEMDGEEQQMRERARFRKKGGEWRYLDGKVKSTQEPVVASGPKVGRNDPCPCGSGKKFKKCCG
- a CDS encoding response regulator transcription factor, which produces MDKAASSGLRVFLVDDHPVMRNGLSLLLTQSGYAVCGVAGSRSELLTRIDAAGAAVALVDLSLAQESGLDMIGDLTARGVPTLIYSMHEDSKSIEQAFSHGAMGYVTKREVEDVLLGAIQAVAEGRRYASPEVMRSLADRVLSPGDSGEAALSQRERQILDRLGRGDTCAEMSKALNISSHTVETYYGRLVRKLGLSSMKELRQFAIRRQG